In Chanodichthys erythropterus isolate Z2021 chromosome 11, ASM2448905v1, whole genome shotgun sequence, a single window of DNA contains:
- the LOC137030193 gene encoding fucolectin-1-like, which translates to MFKESERRRRDFRSEDHWCGVFSNQGSSENLEENLALKGKAIQSTTYYHCGAANTIDGIRYAPSEALHCSITLNQLSPWWRLDLLDYYYINRVTITNRADCCPERMTGVEIRIGNSLENNGNNNPRCAVVSSPVPAGGTVSFLCGGMGGRYMNMFLPKIQTFLTLCEVEVYGTDFTSG; encoded by the exons ATGTTTAAAGAGAGTGAGAGAAGACGGAGAGACTTCAGATCTGAAGATCACTGGTGCG gtGTCTTTTCCAATCAGGGCAGTTCAGAAAACTTGGAAG agAATTTGGCATTAAAAGGAAAAGCTATCCAGTCAACCACATATTATCACTGTGGAGCCGCAAACACCATCGACGGCATCAGATACGCTCCCAGTGAAGCCTTGCACTGCTCCATCACGCTAAACCAGCTCAGCCCGTGGTGGAGGCTGGACCTGCTGGATTATTACTACATTAACAGAGTGACCATCACCAACAGAGCAGACTGCTGTCCGGAGCGCATGACCGGAGTAGAGATCCGCATCGGAAACTCCTTAGAAAATAACGGCAACAACAATCCCAG ATGTGCTGTCGTTTCCTCGCCTGTTCCAGCAGGTGGTACTGTCAGTTTCTTGTGCGGTGGAATGGGCGGCCGTTACATGAACATGTTCCTTCCGAAAATCCAGACTTTTCTCACGCTATGTGAGGTGGAGGTTTATGGAACAG ATTTCACATCAGGTTAA